One Thunnus thynnus chromosome 18, fThuThy2.1, whole genome shotgun sequence genomic region harbors:
- the gzf1 gene encoding GDNF-inducible zinc finger protein 1, producing the protein MGVQVVQLTSKSHHDNILASLYQLRLLGQLSDVTVQVDYQGDMQEFQAHQVMLAASSGYFKRMLLSPDGAQDKLVLSNMHSSDFSKFLEFVYTGKVEVARDKIGDVQTAAQFLDCQDLSEVCGEAMSAGILQKHTKKTSASEAVDEDDKAHREQTSNEKKQPINVRLKRRLSPQSSEKVISKRCKAKNDVNDEKTQEKKLKMRLAGRKVLKRCLNTKRDTFNKACENTNEDTEENEDRDEAEAQSDEQAGKTDKSSLEMPVSDDVDEWECEADVHSDDAEEDPLLLSLEEEEEEGEEMDGQSKETLKRTSKAQFQCNKCQRTFHYERSYLKHISTYHGVKAEVIYQCETCQQTFANRSNLKIHEKHVHSNERLFACDSCTKTFKRKKDVVRHQRQVHERNNLRHVCPDCGKALSSKTALVLHERTHTGAKPFECTDCGARFTQNSALKMHRRTHTGEKPFACDQCDARFTQKHMLAYHKRSHTGEKPFMCEACGKSFASKEYLRHHSNIHTGSKPYKCEQCGRGFAQRNSLHQHLKIHTGERPYSCKDCDKQFTQLNALQRHQRIHTGEKPYMCGLCTRTFTDKSTLRRHTMIHDSDAPWKTYLVVLEGNVEDKKPKTPTKGKTEKAGAGEKKSTSRKSGAGAGSAVCTAGDAVKTHTESIMVPAEPVTLPPDWTSHGAIALVSHGTLGGITVIHTEMPPGTQIQPIVTTDSTGASVISLDGSAIPVPFSIPVSMAQPIPLSSEASSTSLSVPTLSVPVSDGALASVSVTPIVSTSSVLEAGASQTILAPVSEMKGTSEADILQPNIQTVIVSDKMCEKEQTAAVQSDGQQRTADEPLAEPKEASAQDNL; encoded by the exons ATGGGTGTCCAAGTGGTCCAGCTCACCTCTAAGTCCCACCATGACAACATCCTGGCCTCTCTGTATCAGCTGAGGCTGCTGGGACAgctgagtgatgtcacagtacAGGTAGACTACCAGGGGGACATGCAGGAGTTTCAGGCCCACCAGGTGATGCTCGCAGCATCCAGTGGCTACTTCAAGAGGATGCTTCTCTCTCCGGATGGTGCCCAAGACAAATTAGTACTCTCAAATATGCACTCCAGTGACTTCTCCAAGTTTTTGGAATTTGTGTACACCGGTAAAGTGGAAGTTGCCAGAGACAAGATTGGGGATGTTCAAACAGCGGCGCAATTTTTGGACTGTCAGGATCTTTCAGAAGTTTGTGGTGAGGCCATGAGTGCTGGAATcctacaaaaacatacaaagaagACATCTGCATCCGAAGCTGTAGATGAAGACGATAAAGCACATAGAGAACAAACGAGCAATGAGAAGAAGCAGCCAATCAACGTACGTCTTAAGCGGCGGCTCTCCCCACAGAGCTCTGAGAAAGTAATTTCAAAAAGATGTAAGGCAAAGAACGATGTGAACgatgaaaaaacacaagaaaaaaagctaaaaatgagGTTGGCTGGCCGTAAAGTCCTTAAGAGGTGTTTAAATACTAAAAGAGACACTTTTAACAAAGCTTGCGAAAACACCAatgaagacacagaggagaacGAGGACAGGGATGAAGCAGAAGCCCAGTCAGATGAGCAAGCAGGGAAAACAGACAAGTCTTCATTGGAAATGCCAGTCTCTGATGATGTGGATGAGTGGGAATGTGAGGCAGATGTGCATAGTGATGATGCTGAAGAAGACCCCTTGTTGTTatctctggaggaggaggaggaagagggggaggagatgGATGGACAGTCTAAGGAGACATTAAAGAGAACATCCAAAGCTCAATTCCAGTGTAACAAGTGCCAGCGGACCTTCCACTATGAGAGAAGCTATTTGAAGCACATCAG TACGTACCATGGAGTGAAAGCAGAAGTCATCTATCAATGTGAGACCTGCCAGCAGACCTTCGCTAACCGCAGCAACCTGAAGATCCACGAAAAGCACGTCCACAGTAACGAGAGGCTTTTTGCCTGCGACTCCTGCACAAAGACCTTCAAACGAAAGAAGGATGTTGTCCGCCATCAAAGACAA GTACACGAACGCAACAATCTGCGTCATGTCTGTCCTGACTGCGGAAAGGCACTCAGCTCCAAAACTGCCCTAGTATTGCAcgagagaacacacacaggcGCAAAACCTTTTGAGTGCACGGACTGCGGGGCCAGATTTACCCAGAACTCTGCCCTCAAGATGCACCGCAG GactcacacaggagagaagccATTTGCTTGTGACCAGTGTGACGCCCGCTTCACTCAGAAGCACATGTTGGCCTATCATAAGAGATCCCACACAG GAGAGAAGCCCTTCATGTGCGAGGCCTGTGGGAAAAGCTTTGCATCTAAAGAATACCTGAGACACCACTCAAATATCCACACCGGGTCCAAGCCGTATAAGTGCGAACAATGTGGTCGAGGCTTCGCTCAGAGGAACTCCCTTCACCAGCATTTAAAGATACACACAG GTGAGCGTCCATACAGCTGTAAAGACTGTGACAAGCAGTTCACCCAGCTCAATGCCCTCCAGAGGCACCAGCgtattcacacaggagagaaaccctACATGTGTGGCCTTTGTACACGCACCTTTACAGACAAGTCCACCCTTCGCAGGCACACTATG ATTCATGACTCAGATGCTCCCTGGAAGACCTACCTTGTGGTGCTGGAGGGAAATGTGGAGGACAAGAAACCCAAAACTCCGACTaagggaaagacagaaaaagcaggagcaggagagaaaaagagcacaTCTAGAAAAAGTGGTGCTGGTGCTGGTTCTGCTGTGTGTACAGCCGGTGATGCTGTTAAAACTCACACTGAGTCCATCATGGTGCCAGCTGAGCCAGTCACTCTCCCGCCTGATTGGACCAGTCACGGAGCTATTGCTCTGGTCAGTCACGGCACCCTGGGTGGAATCACTGTCATCCACACTGAGATGCCACCTGGAACTCAGATCCAGCCCATCGTAACCACTGACAGCACAGGGGCCAGCGTCATTTCCTTAGATGGCTCAGCCATTCCTGTCCCATTCTCTATACCTGTGTCCATGGCTCAGCCTATCCCCTTGTCCTCTGAAGCCTCCTCTACCTCTCTGTCTGTACCCACACTCTCAGTTCCTGTTTCCGATGGTGCATTAGCGTCAGTCTCAGTGACCCCAATTGTTTCTACGTCATCTGTCCTGGAAGCTGGTGCCTCACAGACCATTTTGGCTCCAGTTTCAGAAATGAAGGGCACTTCTGAGGCAGATATTTTGCAGCCTAATATTCAAACTGTGATCGTCTCCGACAAGATGtgtgaaaaagaacaaacagcTGCCGTCCAAAGTGATGGACAGCAAAGGACAGCAGACGAACCTTTAGCTGAACCTAAAGAGGCTTCAGCTCAAGATAATTTGTAG